A window of Pectobacterium carotovorum genomic DNA:
GTGGGGTGAGTTGCCCGTCACTGGCAAGGAAATCGTGCCGTTGGAAGTAGGCTTCACGCACCATCAGGTAAGGATCGGAAGAGTTACGCAACAACCCGTCGGAATCCAACAACTGTGCTCGCGTTTCTATCCCTTCGATAGCCCATTTACCCGCGGACATCCAGAACGTCAGATAGCTCAGCATCGGATACAGCGTATCCACTACGCCACCGCCGTCTTCACGAGGTGTCACGCTACCGTAGCCCGGCACCACCACATAAGGCCCGTAGCCCACGTCATAATGACCCAATGTGCTACCAAAGCGGCGAGACTCTTCTTTCGCCAGTTTCGGATTCGCCATTGAGGCCACGTCAATCAAGCCGCCCATCCCGAGCAAGGTGTTCAGGAAGAAGCGGTTAAAGTGAATCATCGCTTTATACGGCTTGCCTTCAACGAAGTAGTTCACCATCGTTGCAGGTTCTTCCAGGTTGCTGAAGAAGTTGCCCAGTCCGTTACGCGCGGGCGTCGGCACATAATCACGCCAGGCCACAGCTGCAGGACGCACCAGATAAGGATCCAGAACGTCATAGTTAAAGCTGAACATGGTACGGTTAAAGCCTTCAAGCGGATCAGAACGTCCTTCTTGAGCTCGATCCCCGGAACTGGCGCAGCCGATCAGTAACACGCTGGCAAACACCACCCCACTCAGGCGGTAATTCATATCTGTTCTCCCTGATTTATAGTGTGCTATACCCGTCATACTTCACATTGCATGTGCGTTGGTTACGCTATTCGGCACACTTGCATACACCTCGCCCCATTAGGGTCGCAGCAAGCAGCGCTCAAATCTGCCTCTGGCTGATCACTCACCCAAATCACTTACTTGAGTAAGCTCACCGGGCACCCTTCACTTACCACCGGCTCGTAACGCGAATTATTTAGGGCATATACCCGCGACCGAAAATAGGTATTCTCAGTATCAGCCCCAGCCTATCAGGCTGAGCGACAAGGACGGGATATCGGTCAATAGTGTAACATTTTATGGCCCCATCGCTACGTTGGCTTACGTATTAGTGCATTTTCAGAGGGTTGCCAATTTTTTTATGGGGGGCAACTCGAGGCATCGTTGCAGCACGCGAGCCCGCGTGGGCGACGGCACGGTATTTTCTTATTCCTCTCACAGCATAGCGCTGCCAACCGAAATCAGTGAATCACGCCACGCCATACCGTGTTGTAAAAACTGACGGCGCTTATTATCGGAGGAATCGGTACTTACCTTTCCACCTCAGCCAAGGCGCCAACCGCCCCTCTCATCGAAAGAATCGCTATGAATCCATCTTCAGAATCCAGGCAAAGTCAGCAAAAGAAAGAAAAGGACGTTGCAGCAGGGAGCTCTATGGGGAATCTCATTCACGGCAGTGCTTCCAGCCCACGCACCGCAATATCTATCGGCTTGGTCGATTATGGTTCGTCGTGCTGGCTGGTAACCTGATGGGTACAGTCTTGGCTGCCCTTACCTTATTGTGAGTTATCGTCATCATGACCTAGATGATTGCTTTCAGTTACACCGCCTACATCATGCCCAGTGCCTCAGAGATTTTCTATCTTGTGTTCATTGGTCACATACTTTGGCAGGACTTCATTTGGTCGTTTGCTCTGCCCACGCTGGCAAGGAATATTATCGGCGGCATCTTTATTTTTGCACTCATCAGCCACACACAACTCCGCAACAACATGAGCAGTTCATCCCACGGAAAACGCCAGAAGGTGCAAGGAAATGAGGGAGAAGAACATCGGCAGCAACGCTGATTGCCGATACTTTGAGCAAACACGCCGTTAAGTGCTTATTCTCAGAGCAAAAATGCGTATAATGGTTGGGCTTCACGTCCCCGTAGTTAAACGGATATAACAAGCCCCTCCTAAGGGCTAGTTACTGGTTCGATTCCAGTCGGGGACACCATTCGCACTTCCCGAAGCACTTATCAACTCTATTTTTATCATAAAATCATTAAGTTATATCAAAAATCTCGTCAACGGAAAACGACATCTTTGTATCAACAATAGGAAAAGCGGTAGACATGATGAATGAACAGATATCGAGTTTATCGCCAGACGTTGAGGAAGAATCCAGAGGAATAGCGTACGGAGGTGGAAAAAACGCCTGACGCATAGGGTAAAACAGTGAAATGCTGCGTTTTTAACTCCGCCACGAGCATGGTGCCAATTGCCGGAAATATATGGTTGTTCATGCAGGCAAGCCGTCGGGCGGCGTAGTTTTCCGAGCCATGGATTGTTGCTGCCACACCAATCAAGTGCGACGGTTTTAAAATATTTTTCAGGGGTGAGCGGCTTTTTCAGCGATGTGCTGCTGCACCGGGTTGATATGTCCTGTGTTGATTCTTTGCGAAGTACATCGCACTTTTGACGCACTTCAGACAGATTAATTAACAGACACGTGCCCAATGCAGGTTTCTTGGCAACCGAAATACTATCTGAAATACCAGAGGCACGAACCTGTCGGCTTAACACGAAGATACAGATCGTGAGAACCGGGCAGTTTTATGAGGTAACAGAAAGTTTTAAGGTGCAAATTTTTTTGTCGTTAAGGGAAATATATACCCTCTTTATTGAATCGGAAAGATCCTAAATCTGGCCACTAAATTCGCCCGATACGGAGGAGGAAAGTAATAATACATCGGGGAACATTCTCACACTAATCTGTTGAATCTAGAATAGATAGCAATTCGCAAGGATGCATAAGAACATAAATTTGGCTCCTCTGACTGGGATCGCCTTTGCCAGTAAATGGTTACTATTTAGGCTAAAGAAAAATCCACTTCCTGTCAAGGCCACCGGAATGACCACCTTTTTATTTTCCGTAAAGATTACCAGCCATTTTTATCGCAGTCATAGCTGCGAAAGATTTTAAATACTAAAATTATTGAAGCATAGGGCCTGGGAACACGAAACTGTATTACGTGTTATGGTTTCGTGTAATGATAGCCACAGCAACTCTATCGGATTCAGCCATTGCGAATAAGTAGTAACAGGAATTTCTTGTTTTTTCCAGTCAGCGCCCCACTTCGCGGCTTTTACTAATAATGTAGTTATTACTACTACCGTAAGTGTTTTGCTCGCTGGTATGCGCCTCTAATCTATTGATAAATAAATAGAACATTTGCTGCTGTCACCAACGTAATGGGCTTATCCTGTATCCGAATACAGTGCGCCTGCTTTGGTGCCATCCTTTACCATTCCCTTGGGGCATTATTGTAGTGACGTACTAAATTTGGCCACCTAAACAAAGGCGATGTACTCATCGCAGAACAATATAGATTACTAATGAAAAGAGGATATTTCAGCGCAGAATTCAAAGCAAATCTGTTCCGGTGTTTGTTACTCAAAATTACTCTTTTTCAGAGATAGCAAGTGCTATGAAAAGCCAACCTCTTGCTTGATAATTTACTCACTTTAGCCATGTCTTCACTATTGAACGAGAAGAAAAATACATGCTCTGTTTCTATAATCTCGAAAAATTAATTTTATTCAATAAAGTCGTTTAATAATTGAATCAAGAAGTTTTTGTTCGGCATTTTTCATTTTAACTAAGTTATTAGCTATCTTTATAAGCAGAGAGGAATTAGACGTAATATTATATTTAATAGCCATCTGTCGATTCAAGAACGCGTATTGAACAATGATTTTGCTAAGTGGTATTAACTGCTTAAGTTCGTTTATATTTTGGTTTCTAATAAGATAATTCAATAGTAATTGAACGACTTCCTTATTATTCCATAAAAGATGAAAAGGTCTAATATCAATGGTTTTTTTATGATAGTACGTTACTCTCCTTAGCATTTCGGTATAAACATTCATACCCAAAATACACTGTTCCCTCTCATTGCATAGAGATGTTTTCGCAGGATGAAAACCAAAGACATTATCAGCGATAAAGCTATCATTCATTTGTAATATATTTTGGCAATCACTGATAATGTAATCATTAATGATGTTATAAGTTTTACTATTAAAATCATCAACGGAGTTATTTGCGCAACGACTATTGAAGGCGATTAATGATGTCTTGCCGTCCTTCATTTTAATGTTTTCTTGTGAGCTTTTTAACTCGTCAAAAGGTATTTTAAAGTGAGCGTATTTTCCATTTTTGAAAGTTGTCGGATGCATGAAAATAACGCTGTTCTAAATTACATCCATATATCAAACAAAGATCGTGGGAGTAATGTTTTTTTAGGTATTTATCGCTGCAAGTAATATAATAATGATCTAGTAAAATAAAAATAAATAAATTTTTGTTTATTTTCTTACAAATGAATGTATCAATATTTGTAATTTCTTTTTGTTTAAAATTTGTGATGACTGATAAAATCCCCGCCTTTTCTAAAATCGGTAATTTAGGCACGCCACTAGGTTTTATGAAAAGGAAGAGGTTATTTAATTTTATTAAAGAAATGTTGCTTTCGTTTTCACCAGACAAAATGGAATATAATCAGGCACCGGCACTGTAGCAAGAGTTCACAGGATTATGATCGACTGCTAATATTATTTTATCTTTCATTCTTATTCCATAGTCGCTCAATAAGACTTAGATTTATAAAGTGATCTTATCCAGAAATAGTGTACACGCAGATAAGTGAGTAACTTTGAGGGATAGGGGTAGGCCATACTACTAATTCATAACTCGGGCCTGATCTAATACAGCTATTCAGTTTCCAAACCCACTTCACTGCTGGAGCAGCCAGGCTCCTCAAAAACGAAATTTTCCAAATCCAGAATAGATATTTATCAGACCGTCACCGACAACATCATTGCAGCACTTGAAGCCGGTGTAAAACCGTGGTCTTGCCCGTGGCAACGAGTGCCGGGTATGTCTGGGTTGCCTTCCAACTTCGCAACCGGTATCGCGTATAGCGGAATGAATATCATGCTGTTGTGGTGCAGAGCGTCAGAACAGGGCTTCGATGATTCACGCTGGATGACCTACAAACAAGCACAGGCAGTAGGTGGGCAGGTTCGCAAAGGCGAGCACGGCACGACAGCCATTTTCGACACAACCTTAGAGAAAGAAAATGAAGACGGAAAAATCGACCAGATCCCGATGCTGAAAACTTTCAACGTGTTTAACGTTCAGCAAATTGACGGCTTGCCTCTGACAACTGAAACCGTCAGCCCGGAAGCAACCTTTGGCCTGTTGCCGGAGGCTGAAAATCTGTTCCAGAAGAGCGGCGCAACCATCATTGAGAAAGGACAAAACGCCTTTTTCAGCCCCTCAACCGATGAAGTCTGGCTACCAGAGCGCCATCTGTTTTCAGATGCAGCTAATTTCTACGCTACTGGCTTGCATGAGCTGGTTCACTGGAGTGGTGGTAAAAAACGGCTTAACCGTGAAATGAAAGGGAAATTTGGCAGTGCAGATTATGCGGAGGAGGAATTAGTGGCTGAGCTGGGAAGTGCTTTTCTGATGGCAGATTTGGGGATTGTTGGAGAGGTGCAGCATGAAAACTATATTGCCTCATGGCTCCAGGCGCTGAAAAACGACAAGCGCTATGTTTTCAAAGCGGCCAGCACCGCCTCAAAAGCGCATTGTTATCTGATGGGTAAGATTTGAGTTGAAGATGATAAGCCGCAAAGGAGTGCGGCTTTACCCTTATATGGGGTAGGGAAGGTGACAGATGTTTAAATTTCCCTGCAAATTTTCCGGGCATCTGATGCCCGGAAAATTTGCAGGCTGCGGGTGCGGGCGGCAAAGAGCCCACGCATCCCGCAAACGGCGTTTGTACAGCGGTAATTGCTGTAAACGACGGCTCAGGTATGACGACTGACTGTGAAGTTTGCTGGACTGCAACGGTAGCCTAGCCTGTTTTTGGTGTTATGATAAGTGTATTATGCCGTGTAATTTGCACGTATTTCATGCAGGAGAGAAACCATGACCGCGAAACAGCGCAACACGCAGAGCGTGACCATGACAGTAGAGCGTGCCTTACTGGTAAGAGCGCGTGAAGCGGGTATTAATCTGAGTGCTACCCTGACAACCGCCCTGGATGCAGAGCTTCGCTATCATGAAGCGAAAAAATGGCAGGAAGAAAACAGGGAGGCTCTCGCAGCACTAAATCATTTTCATGATGAGCAGGGGTGTTTCAGCGATGAATACAGGGCGTTTTAACCATGCAATTCACTGTATACGGTAATACCGGGAAAAGCGTCGTTTACCCGCTGTTGCTCGATGTCACGAGCGATATTATCGGGCAATTGAATCGTCGGATAGTGATCCCATTGCTCCCTATTGAAAAGTATCCGGCAGGCCGCCGACCGGATCGCCTTATCCCCGTCGTCAGGCTGACGGATGGCAAAGAATACGCCGTAATGACCCACGAACTGGCAAGTATCCCTGTCCAGGCACTGGGGGCGGTGTTTTGTGATGCTTCGCAGTACCGCACTCAGGTAAAGGCGGCAATAGACTTCCTCATCGACGGGTTCTGACGTTTCTTTCTATGCGGTTAAACAGGCATGCCTTTAATCGTGGTTGATGGGAGCCTGTTCAAGTTCGTTTATCGTTCGGAAGAGAAACATCTCCCGGTTTTTCGCATCAAACGGAATCGAAATTCCGTTCCTTACCACCGTCCTGATACTGTCAAACAGCCTGATGAGCGCGGTTTTGGTTTTGTTGTTCGGCATAACATAAGTAAGTTTAACGTGAAGATACAGACCGTGAGAATCGGAAACATTGAAGGGTTTCGCGGATGATTTTAAATTGCGGATTTTTGAGTCGTTAAGAGACATTTGGGGGTCATCCCGTCATCGAACCAACGTGACCCCAAATCTGACCACCATATTCTCCCAATGCGGGATACAGACGGAATGTGTACCGGAAATACTTTTGCACGTGAAGGCATTGAATAAAATGATAAAAACAAAAATCCCGCTTAAGTTACCTTAAGCGGGATTCTCTAAATTGGCTCCTCTGACTGGACTCGAACCAGTGACATACGGATTAACAGTCCGCCGTTCTACCGACTGAACTACAGAGGAATCGGTTAAGTGCGGTGGATGATAGCGGGAGCGTTTCAGGTTGTCAAAGGCTGTTATCGCTTGGTGCGTTTGATTGCCGAACTAATAACCAACATGTTGAAATTATTGCCCAAGTTAAGCACGGAAAACAATGAAATGCGCTAAGCAGCGGGCAGACTTGCACCCTAAAATAGCAAGGATTGCTTTAAGGTGGTGCAGACTAACATTGGTTTGATAACGAATTCCCCATACAAAATGGGAGTTATTGCTTAGCTGAATCATTGTTTTTCCTTATTTTACCCGTCATTTATCAACAAGGTATCACTTTTTCTTAGGTAGAAAATATAATATGGCGCGTTTTTTGCTACCTCTTTAGGGTAACTATTCAGGAGGCAGACATGAATCTTAGACGGCTCAAATATTTTGTGAAAATCGTTGATATCGGTAGCCTGACACAGGCTGCTGAGTTGTTGCACATTGCACAACCGGCGCTGAGCCAGCAGGTCGCGACGCTGGAGAGTGAGCTTGAAAAACAGCTGCTGGTACGAAGTCGGCGTGGTGTTACACCCACCGAGGCGGGAAAAATTCTTTATTCTCATGCACAGACGATATTGTTACAGTGCGAACAGGCAAAGGATGCAGTGAGTGGCACACGGCAATCAATGAGTGCGTAGGCGCCAGCCATAGAGCCAGCCATTTTCTTATGGCTGGCTCCTGTTCAGACTTTCTTGCCAGACATTCTATCAAAACAGTGCCATTTATTATTTTTGTGAAGGGCATCACAATTCATAGTATTATCGTTCTTCCTCAAACAGAAATTTCGCCCTTTAAAATAAAAAGGCTTTTTATTTTTTTTATTTATTTGATTTATTTATCTGCACCTTCATTTTATTACTGGCGTGTGAGTATGATTTCCTTAAAATGGCAATAGACACTAGCGGTCAGGCCATTCACAGTGTTACATTAATCTTCGTTATGCTTTCTCTAATCCTGTGCACCAAGAACAGGTATTGCCTTATGGGTGTATGACGGTTATTTTTTTGATTAAGGAGTTCAAATGAATAATATCCTCTCTCATCTTTTAATAAAGCTGGCAGAAAAAGAAGTTGGAGAAAAAGCGCTTAATGCGAAGATTGAATCGTTAGAGATGCTGATTTCCGCTATTGTTTCAACACTTGATGACAGTAAAATCAATGAGTTAAACAAAAAAATAGAAGGTGTGGTTGCTGATGCTTCGCATCGGAAAGATGAACACAACTACTTAGCATTCGAACTATTGGCAAAAAACATCAATCGAATCACAACCGTTTCATTACGAGAATAACCTTTATATCAATGGCGACTACATTATATTAACTTTCGCATACCAAATCGAAAATTGTTTATATCCAATAATATAATAGAGAATACTTGTGCTATGCGTGATTTTGCAGAAAAAAAAAGTTGAAGGCGCCGACGGTGTCCGCGCCTTTCTTGCGTTTATACGTTTTACGTCACGTCGACAGTCCGCTTTTTCCGACGAATAAATTGATAAGCAATAGCCAGAACAATAAACCACAGCGGCGTAACAATAAGCGCCTGTCGTGTATCTGGCTGTAATGTTAACAATACAATAACAAAAACAAAAAAGGCCAGACATATCCAGCACATGAAAATACCCAACGGCATTTTATAGGATGACTCGGCATGTAGCTGAGGCCGTTTTTTACGGTATGTCAGGTAAGAGCATAGGATAATGCTCCATATGAACATGAATAAAATCGCGGAAACGGTGGTCACCAGCGTAAAGACCGTCATCACGTTAGGAATCAAGTAGATCAACACCACACCAGAAAGCAAACAAATACAGGAAAACATCAACCCAGTCGAAGGAACCGCACGTTTAGAAAGCATACCGAAGCTTTTCGGCGCATCACCTTGTTTTGCCAGACCAAAGAGCATACGGCTGGTTGAAAACACGCCGCTGTTAGCCGAGGATGCCGCAGACGTCAGGACAACAAAGTTGATCATACTGGCAGCCGCAGGTAGACCAACCAGAACGAACATTTCCACGAAAGGGCTACGGTCCGCAGTAATTGCACTCCACGGGGTGACGGACATAATCATGATTAACGCAAAAACATAAAACATGATGATGCGAATCGGGATGGCGTTAATCGCGCGGGGCAACACGACTTTCGGGTTTTTAGTTTCAGCAGCAGTCGTACCAACCAGTTCGATGCCGACAAACGCGAATACCGCTATCTGGAATCCGGCAAAGAAACCGCTTATCCCTTTAGGGAACATGCCGCCATCATTCCAGAGGTTAGTAAAAGAGGCAACGTTTCCTGATGGAGACGAAAATTGCATCATCACCAGCGCCACACCGACTACGATTAACGCAACGATAGCAACAATTTTTATCATCGCGAACCAGAATTCCATCTCACCAAACAGCTTCACCGTTGCCAAATTCAGCGTAAGTAATAGTAGGACGCAAAGCAGTGAAGAGACCCACTGAGATAAATCGGGGAACCAGAATTGAGAATAGGCGCTAATGGCTACAACATCGGCAATTCCGGTTACAACCCAGCAGAACCAGTAAGTCCAGCCGGTGAAGAAACCCGCCCATGGCCCGAGCAGGTCGGCCGCGAAGTCACTGAATGATTTATAATTGAGATTGGAAAGCAGTAGCTCCCCCATAGCGCGCATGACAAAAAACAGCATAAAACCAATGATCATATAAACAAAGATGATCGAAGGACCCGCCATGCTGATTGTTTTGCCCGAGCCCATAAATAACCCGGTACCGATCGCTCCACCGATGGCAATGAGCTGAATATGACGATTAGTCAGATTCCGTTGCAGTCCCTCTCCTTGTTCGGGGGCGGGACCTGCGGCTTCTTTTGATTTTTCGACCATTTAAGTACACATTCCTGTTTCTGTCTGTGATGTTTTTTGAGCTCTTTGACGGCTCTCGTTTGCAAAAATCTAAATAAATAAGATAACGCAACTGCGATACTTATTACAGCGGATGTCTGAGATAGCCAAGCATAAAGAGGACAGATAATGATGTAAAACGGTGTTGTATACTTTTCACCCTAAAATGAAGGGGTATAAAACAATGAGAGGCTAGATAAAATAGGCTGAGCAGGTTAGCAAATTGACCGATCGCTAACAATATGATTATCGCGTATTAAAAATTAATATGAAGTGTTTGACAGATGTCTCAGGGAGGAGAATAATCCTCCCCGTTGGGTCGTTAGCTCAGCTGGTAGAGCAGTTGACTCTTAATCAATTGGTCGCAGGTTCGAACCCTGCACGACCCACCAATAGACGTTGTAAATAGTTTCGTGTAATTATCATTTTAGTGGGATGGTCGTCTAAACGATTACCAAACCTAATAATAAAAAGGTTCATCGCCAGCCACCAACTTTGGATTGGTGTACTCCGTTTTTTAACGCCAGCTGTATCGCCAGATAAATGGTTATCCGATAAATGGTTATTCTCGATGTTATTAATGGCCGTATTTAAAATTAAAGCCTAATGCATCACCCGTCGTATCGTATTCACGAAAATTATAGATCAGGGGCTTCCATTTTGACGAATCAACAACATCATTCGCTCCTAATAGCTCGCTATCCACCCAGACATTTACAATGTCCAGCTCGATGAGAATAAAACGACCTTTGTCTGTCGTACTGACGGTTTTACATTCCGCCTGAATAGGACATTCAATCACCCGAGGTGACGTAATATCGCTGGAAGATTCAGTATGAAGGCCGACTTTGGCGAATTTATCGTGGCATACCTGAACGCCCCATTTAATCTGACCTTCAGACAGCGTATTGCTCCCAGTCAATTTACCCAGCGCTTCAACTTTCTCCCACAGTTTGTAATCAGGAATATTAATCACAACATCAGATCCGGATAATAAATTACTGCAGGTCTTACTTCCTTTTGTGACACCGATAATAATTTTATCTCCGAGAGAAATTGACGACGATACAGAAGCAACATTGATACTTCCGTTGTTCTTATCCGTCGTCGTAACAAGGAAAACGGGGAAACCATAATAAAACGAACTGAGTTTTACGTTCTTTTTCATTTGAGTTCAAACCTCATCATCGAGTGGCGTTGTATTTTTTCATTTTTACTCTTTTGGTTTATTTTTAACAATAACCCTAATTGAGTACCAATGAAGTTATTTTAGCCCCTAATAAGGGGAATACAAAAAAATAACTTAATGTAACTATTCCTTAGTGTTATTTTATCTCACTTCCAATCAGGTGAGATAAATAACCAAAAAGAGAAACGTTCATCCCTGAAAACACGGTCTTTCCGCAAAGTGTCGCGGTATTATAAAAAATTAATTAGCAGAAAGTAATTCACAAACATTAAAAGAGGTATATGATATACACCATATGTTTTTTTCCTTCCCGCCCTGCAATGTGGCTGAGTAAAACATGAGGTCTAAACATGCAACGAATTGTTATACCCGCGAATTATGTTCATACCCGAACAACGCCTTTCTGGACAAAAGAAACAGCCCCGCCATCTATCTGGAAGCGCCATTTAGATGCAGGGACGCGGCAAGGCGTCTACCCACGCTTGTGCGTGATGCAAGGGACGATTCGTTATTATGGCTACGCGGATGAGACAAGTCCTGAACCCGTCGAAACGCTGACTATTGAAGCCGGACAATTTGGCGTATTCCCGCCAGAAAAATGGCACAGAATAGAAGCGTTATCTGATGATACGCTATTCAACGTGGACTTTTATGTCGATCCAAAAATTTTGATAGAAGGTTGAGGGAAACATAATGACAAGTGAAAATAAAGGCTATTCATTAACACTGTTGAACCGCGAAAATAATAAAAAATCAGAAAAAATTCATCTTAAACCGATGGCTTTTTATGTGCCAGATTTCGCCGCAGGTGCAGTCGTGGAATTACTCAACGAGCTGCCTGCAGCCAATGAGAATAAAAAAGGGTTCTTGCTGACAATCACGAATAATAATAATGGCGTGTCCGTTGATAAAGATCTCGCCACGGCCGAAGAATTAAAAGACAAGACGATTTCAGCTGAAGCAGTAAAAGATCTGGTTAATATCGTACGTGGCTACGATGCGGATGAAGACACTAACGTCTGCGGCTGGTAATATCGTTCCCCCCGCAGCGCGGATTATTTAAGATATACCTTTAGTACCCTACTCATTAAAAAAAGGCGCTGGATGTCTTATGACTTAACAAGCGCCCCTGTACCCTACCTATCCTTCGATTATTAAAAATAGCCATTCATGCCGTAATGCAGGCTTATCAACGGCAACCATCGATTTCACCACTTTGTTTATCCGACTCGATCACTAATCAGGAAAGCATAGCCACATGGGTATTAGCTGATTATCTCATTCAGTAAATGAAATCTGTCTATAGCGGTTCGTCTAACACAACCATCCCATTCTGGATGAGCAGAACATGTAACTTAATAGTTATCATGATTATTATTAGCATGAGTAAATTAAGAGCGAGAAGAAAATATACGTTCAAAGTCTATAAAGCGTTATTAAAATAACCATAAATACTTAAACATTTTTTATATAATGCCGATTTATTATCAAATCACGTGGTCTGCCTGCGTTTATGGCTACAGCACACAGCGTCGTATTCCACGTAGCAGGATAGAAAGAATAAAAAGACTGTAGTCGCAGATGAAAATACATGGAGTTTTTTCAAATGAAATCAAGCAATATTCTGTTGTCTTCGCTGTTCATGACAGCCCTTTTTGCATCAGCAGCTGCTAATGCGGGCCCGAAATTTAATGTCACCTTTAAAAATCTTGGTGCATCAAGCGCTCCGGATGCCATTTTTTCGCCAACGACGACAGCAGAAGTTTTTTCACAGGCGAATGCGTCACCTACACCGAGTGAATTCGTCAAATCTGGGAATTCAAATCAATATACGATCTCCAATCCAATCAGTGACGTCGGTTCAATGCATGTTCGTTACAAAGTTGGGGCCAAAGTTTGCCAGTTTGATATGACGTATACTGTGAAGTATGTGTTGGGAAATAAAATCCCCCAATGGACTAAGAGCACCACGCCTAG
This region includes:
- the mlaA gene encoding phospholipid-binding lipoprotein MlaA, which gives rise to MNYRLSGVVFASVLLIGCASSGDRAQEGRSDPLEGFNRTMFSFNYDVLDPYLVRPAAVAWRDYVPTPARNGLGNFFSNLEEPATMVNYFVEGKPYKAMIHFNRFFLNTLLGMGGLIDVASMANPKLAKEESRRFGSTLGHYDVGYGPYVVVPGYGSVTPREDGGGVVDTLYPMLSYLTFWMSAGKWAIEGIETRAQLLDSDGLLRNSSDPYLMVREAYFQRHDFLASDGQLTPQKNPNAAAIEDSLDEIDSAK
- a CDS encoding type II toxin-antitoxin system CcdA family antitoxin, with amino-acid sequence MTAKQRNTQSVTMTVERALLVRAREAGINLSATLTTALDAELRYHEAKKWQEENREALAALNHFHDEQGCFSDEYRAF
- a CDS encoding CcdB family protein, with the translated sequence MQFTVYGNTGKSVVYPLLLDVTSDIIGQLNRRIVIPLLPIEKYPAGRRPDRLIPVVRLTDGKEYAVMTHELASIPVQALGAVFCDASQYRTQVKAAIDFLIDGF
- the iraP gene encoding anti-adapter protein IraP, encoding MNNILSHLLIKLAEKEVGEKALNAKIESLEMLISAIVSTLDDSKINELNKKIEGVVADASHRKDEHNYLAFELLAKNINRITTVSLRE
- the cycA gene encoding D-serine/D-alanine/glycine transporter; the protein is MVEKSKEAAGPAPEQGEGLQRNLTNRHIQLIAIGGAIGTGLFMGSGKTISMAGPSIIFVYMIIGFMLFFVMRAMGELLLSNLNYKSFSDFAADLLGPWAGFFTGWTYWFCWVVTGIADVVAISAYSQFWFPDLSQWVSSLLCVLLLLTLNLATVKLFGEMEFWFAMIKIVAIVALIVVGVALVMMQFSSPSGNVASFTNLWNDGGMFPKGISGFFAGFQIAVFAFVGIELVGTTAAETKNPKVVLPRAINAIPIRIIMFYVFALIMIMSVTPWSAITADRSPFVEMFVLVGLPAAASMINFVVLTSAASSANSGVFSTSRMLFGLAKQGDAPKSFGMLSKRAVPSTGLMFSCICLLSGVVLIYLIPNVMTVFTLVTTVSAILFMFIWSIILCSYLTYRKKRPQLHAESSYKMPLGIFMCWICLAFFVFVIVLLTLQPDTRQALIVTPLWFIVLAIAYQFIRRKKRTVDVT
- a CDS encoding flavin reductase family protein, translated to MKKNVKLSSFYYGFPVFLVTTTDKNNGSINVASVSSSISLGDKIIIGVTKGSKTCSNLLSGSDVVINIPDYKLWEKVEALGKLTGSNTLSEGQIKWGVQVCHDKFAKVGLHTESSSDITSPRVIECPIQAECKTVSTTDKGRFILIELDIVNVWVDSELLGANDVVDSSKWKPLIYNFREYDTTGDALGFNFKYGH
- a CDS encoding DUF1971 domain-containing protein, which codes for MQRIVIPANYVHTRTTPFWTKETAPPSIWKRHLDAGTRQGVYPRLCVMQGTIRYYGYADETSPEPVETLTIEAGQFGVFPPEKWHRIEALSDDTLFNVDFYVDPKILIEG
- a CDS encoding DUF1869 domain-containing protein, with protein sequence MTSENKGYSLTLLNRENNKKSEKIHLKPMAFYVPDFAAGAVVELLNELPAANENKKGFLLTITNNNNGVSVDKDLATAEELKDKTISAEAVKDLVNIVRGYDADEDTNVCGW